One Leptospira wolbachii serovar Codice str. CDC genomic region harbors:
- the bcp gene encoding thioredoxin-dependent thiol peroxidase, giving the protein MLEVGKKAPNFTSSNQNGEKVKLADLTGKNGIVVYFYPRDMTPGCTTEACDFRDNFARLKKFGYNVIGISKDNPKSHTKFIEKQEINFDLISDESGEICEAYGVWREKVFMGRRGMGIVRSTFLLDNSLKIKKIYDSVKVKGHVEEIIKDIQEIQGK; this is encoded by the coding sequence ATGTTGGAAGTCGGCAAAAAAGCCCCCAATTTTACAAGTAGCAACCAAAATGGCGAAAAAGTAAAACTCGCAGACCTAACAGGAAAAAATGGGATCGTTGTCTATTTTTATCCGAGAGACATGACACCAGGATGTACAACAGAAGCTTGTGACTTCCGAGACAATTTTGCAAGGCTCAAAAAATTCGGATACAATGTGATTGGAATCTCCAAAGACAATCCAAAATCTCATACCAAGTTCATCGAAAAACAAGAAATCAATTTTGACCTCATCTCCGATGAATCGGGGGAAATTTGTGAAGCTTATGGGGTTTGGAGAGAGAAGGTATTTATGGGAAGAAGGGGAATGGGAATTGTAAGATCCACCTTCCTTTTGGACAACTCTCTCAAAATCAAAAAAATCTATGACAGCGTGAAGGTAAAAGGACACGTTGAAGAAATCATCAAAGACATTCAGGAAATCCAAGGGAAATGA
- a CDS encoding LIC10415 family protein: MDVRLNRLLNSAEKLVQDKKDTKDVGSGKTGTTVQKSDEKSDFVVSLPVQYHNIQSRLTELQKQLSKEQSRIGLLEDTTQEENKLKELLFEGEPLFPELGEGKFTKPEILENSKGNISSLLAELKKKEVEGENIFSLGMMLSPEEFKGKIGTVSTASMKPISETMVKRLLGG, translated from the coding sequence ATGGATGTTCGTCTCAATCGTCTCCTCAACTCAGCAGAAAAACTAGTCCAGGACAAAAAGGACACGAAAGATGTCGGTTCTGGAAAAACAGGAACCACAGTACAAAAGTCAGATGAAAAATCCGACTTCGTTGTCAGCCTTCCTGTTCAGTACCACAATATCCAATCACGACTCACAGAACTGCAAAAACAACTTTCTAAGGAACAATCTCGGATTGGTCTTTTGGAAGACACCACTCAAGAAGAAAACAAACTCAAAGAACTTCTTTTTGAAGGGGAACCACTATTCCCAGAGTTAGGTGAAGGGAAATTCACAAAGCCAGAAATTTTAGAAAATAGCAAAGGTAATATCTCAAGCCTTCTTGCAGAACTTAAGAAAAAAGAAGTAGAGGGAGAAAATATCTTCTCACTGGGAATGATGTTAAGTCCCGAAGAGTTCAAAGGTAAAATTGGAACTGTATCCACGGCTTCGATGAAACCAATTTCTGAAACCATGGTAAAACGACTTCTTGGCGGTTAA
- a CDS encoding potassium/proton antiporter yields MIDSFTLQALVISTLILFSILSSKLFFRFGFPILLIFLTFGMLAGADGPGGIDFSDYSLAQSIGIFALIYILFLGGLESEWDSLKNFLTVGIRLSIIGTILTALILGVVIHYLFPVLGFMESFLLGSIVSATDAASVFNIFKTDSTDLPVHLKKIIEFESGSNDAVGVLLTTIFMNLLSADASFSGFQFFRFFVMQVLVGMMMGYSLGILILYLMNSVKLGYDGLYLVFITASVPFIYAVTTVFQGNGFLAVYIAGIIVGRNKFIHKKSIFRFLNGYVWILQIGMFLCFGLLVYPTRMANIWVPGLLIGVLLILFARPVAVFISLFRVNLPVREKLFISWVGLRGASPIILATFPIAQGLVWGDLLFHIVFFVVLVSLLIQGSLIPKVAQWLGILKKDPDRKIYHPTDFDNIEFPGMTLQELIVPYNSSVVDKALFEIKLPEQSHILLIARGEQFLIPSGNTQVKGGDVVWVLAKDDVMPIIGRTFMAIA; encoded by the coding sequence ATGATAGATAGTTTTACCTTACAAGCCCTTGTTATTTCTACACTCATTCTATTTTCTATTTTATCGAGTAAACTATTCTTTCGTTTTGGGTTTCCTATTCTCTTAATCTTTTTAACCTTCGGAATGTTAGCTGGTGCTGATGGTCCTGGTGGGATTGATTTTAGTGATTATAGTTTGGCTCAGTCGATAGGAATTTTTGCTTTAATCTATATTCTATTTTTGGGGGGACTCGAAAGTGAATGGGATAGTTTAAAAAACTTTCTTACAGTCGGGATTCGCCTTTCCATTATTGGTACGATTCTTACGGCCCTCATTTTAGGTGTAGTCATTCATTATTTATTCCCTGTGCTCGGATTTATGGAATCGTTTTTACTCGGATCCATTGTCAGTGCGACAGATGCAGCTTCAGTATTTAATATTTTCAAAACGGACTCTACTGATCTTCCTGTTCATTTAAAAAAGATCATTGAGTTTGAGTCTGGATCAAACGATGCAGTGGGAGTTCTTCTTACCACCATCTTCATGAACCTACTCAGTGCCGATGCCAGTTTCAGTGGGTTCCAATTCTTTCGATTTTTTGTGATGCAAGTCCTTGTGGGCATGATGATGGGATATAGTTTGGGTATCCTTATTCTTTATTTGATGAACTCCGTCAAACTGGGGTATGACGGTCTTTATTTAGTTTTTATCACGGCGTCAGTTCCCTTCATTTATGCAGTGACCACAGTCTTTCAGGGCAATGGTTTTTTAGCAGTGTATATTGCTGGTATTATTGTTGGTCGAAACAAATTCATTCATAAAAAATCCATCTTTCGATTCCTGAATGGATATGTTTGGATTTTGCAAATTGGTATGTTCCTTTGTTTTGGACTTTTGGTTTATCCCACTCGTATGGCCAATATTTGGGTACCGGGACTTCTGATTGGGGTATTACTGATCCTCTTTGCAAGACCCGTTGCCGTTTTCATTTCCTTATTCCGTGTGAATTTACCTGTAAGAGAAAAATTGTTTATCTCTTGGGTGGGCCTACGTGGTGCCTCACCCATTATTCTTGCCACCTTTCCGATAGCCCAAGGTCTCGTTTGGGGCGATTTACTTTTCCATATTGTATTTTTTGTGGTTCTTGTTTCCTTACTCATCCAAGGATCTCTCATCCCCAAAGTGGCACAGTGGTTGGGAATCTTAAAAAAAGATCCTGATCGTAAAATTTATCATCCTACTGACTTTGATAACATCGAATTCCCTGGAATGACCTTACAAGAGTTAATTGTTCCTTATAATTCCAGTGTGGTGGACAAAGCTTTGTTTGAAATCAAACTTCCAGAGCAGTCACATATCCTTCTCATTGCACGGGGGGAACAGTTTTTAATTCCTTCTGGGAACACACAAGTGAAGGGTGGGGATGTGGTCTGGGTGTTGGCCAAAGACGATGTGATGCCTATCATCGGCAGAACTTTTATGGCCATTGCCTGA
- a CDS encoding leucyl aminopeptidase, with product MKIEISPLQIQIGAPKSGSYYKLIPIFQEDVKEELGKKFPVQIETKVFSGDLGKEFRDESEQTIYLGLGEKEKLNFRKFISHFFKYGEKILSYDGMGLEIIISKSLSKKFSADRIAYQIANTLFIGSYPVSVLQTKKKEKKKVGAVYLKFEDKSAVSLAESGLSKSKIVAKHVNGARHIAHLPANYFTPDDFVSRSKEIAKEYKLSVKVWDEPQLKKEGLGGILAVARGSELQGKMVILEYKPAKAKKKFAIVGKGLTFDTGGISLKPPGEMHEMKYDMCGAAATIHAIGAIAALELPIHIIAAIGVAENMPDGKAIKPGDVYTAYNGTTVEVQNTDAEGRLVLGDVLSYVSKNYKPDYMVDLATLTGAVIIALGHEAAAILTNSDPLREALFKASEASDDRVWELPLWEEYGEDLKSDIADLKNITGGGKGAGTISAGIFLSKFVDESINWAHIDIAGAAWRKKKSGTQFHGPTGYGVRLLVDLANELSKK from the coding sequence ATGAAAATAGAAATCTCTCCGCTACAAATCCAAATCGGTGCACCCAAATCTGGCTCTTATTACAAACTCATCCCTATCTTCCAAGAAGATGTGAAAGAAGAATTGGGAAAAAAATTCCCAGTCCAAATTGAAACCAAGGTTTTTTCAGGGGACCTGGGAAAAGAATTTCGAGATGAATCAGAACAAACCATTTATCTCGGATTAGGTGAAAAAGAAAAACTTAACTTTAGAAAGTTCATTTCCCACTTTTTTAAATATGGAGAAAAAATCCTAAGTTATGATGGAATGGGTCTTGAGATCATCATCTCCAAATCACTTTCCAAAAAATTCTCGGCCGACCGAATTGCCTACCAAATTGCCAACACACTTTTTATAGGAAGTTATCCTGTCTCTGTTTTACAAACAAAGAAAAAAGAGAAAAAGAAAGTGGGAGCTGTTTATTTAAAATTTGAAGACAAATCCGCTGTAAGTTTAGCCGAATCTGGACTTTCTAAAAGTAAAATCGTCGCCAAACACGTCAATGGTGCTCGTCATATTGCTCACTTACCAGCAAACTACTTCACTCCCGATGACTTTGTTTCTCGGTCAAAAGAAATTGCCAAAGAATACAAACTATCTGTAAAAGTTTGGGATGAACCTCAATTAAAAAAAGAAGGTCTTGGCGGGATCCTAGCCGTTGCCCGCGGTTCGGAACTCCAAGGAAAAATGGTGATTTTGGAATACAAACCTGCCAAAGCCAAAAAGAAATTTGCCATTGTCGGAAAAGGTTTAACCTTTGATACCGGCGGAATTTCTCTCAAACCCCCAGGGGAAATGCATGAGATGAAATACGATATGTGTGGGGCTGCAGCCACCATACACGCGATTGGTGCCATTGCCGCACTTGAACTTCCGATCCATATTATTGCCGCTATCGGAGTAGCGGAAAATATGCCGGATGGGAAAGCCATCAAACCAGGTGATGTTTACACGGCTTACAATGGAACCACTGTAGAAGTACAAAACACAGATGCCGAGGGAAGGCTTGTGTTGGGTGATGTTCTTTCCTATGTTTCCAAAAACTACAAACCAGACTATATGGTGGATTTAGCAACACTCACAGGAGCTGTCATCATTGCCCTTGGTCATGAGGCGGCGGCGATCCTTACCAATTCAGACCCACTTCGAGAAGCACTCTTTAAAGCCTCTGAAGCATCGGATGACCGAGTTTGGGAACTTCCTCTTTGGGAAGAATACGGCGAAGATTTGAAATCAGATATTGCTGATCTAAAAAATATCACTGGCGGGGGAAAAGGGGCAGGAACCATCTCTGCTGGAATTTTTCTTTCCAAGTTTGTGGATGAATCCATTAACTGGGCTCATATTGACATTGCCGGTGCTGCTTGGAGAAAGAAAAAATCGGGAACACAATTCCACGGACCTACCGGATACGGTGTGCGACTGTTAGTGGATTTGGCAAACGAGTTGTCTAAGAAATAA
- a CDS encoding APC family permease → MELKRSLNTFDSISVLFSSMVGSGIFFTSGYLIKETGNLWIVLLCWLVGGVLALSGSITYAYAARLLPFAGGDYVYLKVAYSPAIAFMSGWSSLLTNFSACVSVLALAFGKYVQILFPGIPVWESPTFTFLGLDLQISSITFIGVLPIVFFSGPNYFGIKSAVRVQNVFAVLKITGLLLFLALGFSIGNTNWSYLWNSPFPNVMELSFYSKVLIGIVPVSFSYLGWNMITYIAEEVKNPEKTIVRSAITACFLVAGLYFAINLLFVISAPIEDLAGQDGIGAIAFQKLFGVNYSILTTSFIAWVILGSMSAILIGGSRVYFAMARDGVFIPSFSKIHPKWHSPYVSIFFQAFVAILFLFVKEIEALLYMITCSILILSCLTAATPFRFERMGMKSDYKIPLYPLPIFLYILANIAVMTILFIEKPITAGWGLMITLIALPVYYGFRLDKKIVKVKN, encoded by the coding sequence TTGGAATTAAAACGTTCCCTCAATACTTTTGATTCCATTTCGGTCCTATTCTCCTCCATGGTGGGGTCGGGAATTTTTTTCACTTCTGGTTATCTCATCAAAGAAACAGGAAACCTTTGGATTGTTTTACTCTGTTGGCTTGTCGGCGGAGTTCTTGCTCTCTCTGGTTCCATCACTTATGCTTATGCGGCACGCCTCCTTCCCTTTGCTGGAGGAGATTATGTTTATCTAAAAGTTGCCTACTCACCTGCCATTGCCTTTATGAGTGGTTGGTCTTCTCTACTCACAAATTTCTCGGCCTGTGTTTCAGTCCTCGCACTTGCTTTTGGAAAGTATGTACAAATTTTATTTCCAGGCATTCCGGTTTGGGAATCTCCCACCTTCACCTTTCTCGGGTTAGACTTACAAATTAGTTCCATTACATTTATTGGAGTATTGCCAATCGTATTTTTTAGCGGACCCAATTACTTCGGAATCAAATCTGCGGTTCGTGTGCAGAATGTATTTGCTGTTTTAAAAATTACGGGACTCCTTCTCTTTTTGGCACTTGGATTTTCGATCGGAAATACCAACTGGTCTTATCTATGGAACTCCCCATTTCCTAACGTCATGGAGCTCTCATTTTATTCTAAGGTTTTGATTGGGATTGTGCCAGTTTCCTTCTCTTATTTGGGATGGAATATGATTACCTACATCGCAGAAGAAGTGAAAAACCCTGAGAAAACCATTGTTCGTTCTGCCATCACCGCTTGTTTTCTTGTAGCCGGTTTGTATTTTGCTATCAATTTACTTTTTGTGATTTCTGCTCCGATTGAAGACCTGGCAGGCCAAGATGGGATTGGTGCCATCGCCTTTCAAAAGTTATTTGGTGTGAATTATTCGATCCTTACCACGAGTTTCATTGCTTGGGTGATTTTAGGATCTATGTCGGCCATCCTCATTGGAGGAAGTCGAGTTTACTTTGCTATGGCTAGAGATGGAGTGTTTATCCCTTCTTTTTCCAAAATCCATCCCAAATGGCATAGCCCCTATGTTTCTATTTTCTTTCAGGCTTTTGTGGCCATTCTCTTTTTGTTTGTGAAAGAAATTGAAGCACTTCTTTATATGATTACTTGTTCGATTCTGATTTTGTCTTGCCTAACAGCAGCCACTCCGTTTCGGTTTGAAAGGATGGGAATGAAATCCGATTACAAAATTCCCTTGTATCCTTTGCCCATTTTTCTTTATATCTTAGCAAACATTGCCGTAATGACCATTCTCTTTATTGAAAAACCGATCACTGCGGGATGGGGACTTATGATCACTCTCATTGCCCTTCCTGTATATTACGGATTTCGCTTGGATAAAAAGATAGTCAAAGTAAAGAATTAA
- a CDS encoding MFS transporter — MVFKFSAYHVFVVGLLAFLQFTVVLDFMILSPLGVLVMKELQISTQQFGFVVSAYAFSAGVSGILAAGFADRFDRKKMLLFFYIGFVVATFLCGIANSYFFLFVARILTGVFAGVISSISFAIVADLFPLQVRGRVMGFIMTAFAASQVFGLPIGIFISNLWGWQSPFLMIAGISGTVGFVIVFFLKPLTTHLDNKTERHAFLHLVKTLTEPKYFPAYIATTLLATGGFMLMPFGSAFSVHNLGVKLEDLPLVYMVTGIVSILGGPLMGRLSDWIGKYKMFVVASLFAAVVIIYYTKMEITPLPTVIFINSILFVFVAARMISANALTSAVPDLHDRGAFMAISSSVQQISGGIAATVAGLIVVQTSSGYMERYDILGYVVALAILITVILMYNVNRIAMSKHPK; from the coding sequence ATGGTTTTTAAGTTCTCTGCATATCATGTTTTTGTAGTTGGTTTACTGGCTTTTTTGCAATTCACAGTCGTCCTTGATTTTATGATCCTTTCTCCGCTTGGAGTATTGGTTATGAAAGAGTTACAGATTTCAACCCAACAGTTTGGATTTGTAGTTTCTGCTTATGCATTCAGTGCAGGTGTTTCTGGAATTCTTGCTGCTGGTTTTGCGGATCGTTTTGATCGCAAAAAAATGTTACTATTTTTTTACATAGGATTTGTGGTGGCTACCTTTCTCTGCGGAATCGCAAATAGTTATTTCTTTTTATTTGTTGCACGTATTTTGACTGGTGTTTTTGCAGGGGTCATCTCTTCCATATCCTTTGCCATCGTTGCTGATTTGTTTCCTCTCCAGGTAAGAGGTAGGGTTATGGGTTTTATCATGACAGCCTTTGCTGCAAGCCAAGTCTTTGGACTACCCATCGGTATTTTTATTTCCAATTTATGGGGATGGCAGTCACCTTTTTTAATGATCGCCGGCATCAGTGGAACCGTTGGGTTTGTGATAGTTTTCTTTTTAAAACCTCTCACAACTCATTTGGATAACAAAACAGAAAGACATGCTTTTTTGCATTTAGTGAAAACACTCACCGAACCAAAATACTTTCCTGCGTATATTGCAACAACCTTACTTGCTACCGGTGGATTTATGCTTATGCCTTTCGGCTCTGCATTTTCTGTTCACAATTTGGGAGTAAAATTAGAAGATTTACCTTTGGTTTATATGGTCACAGGAATTGTTTCTATATTAGGTGGTCCACTCATGGGTAGATTGAGTGACTGGATAGGAAAATACAAAATGTTTGTGGTTGCCTCACTTTTTGCAGCTGTGGTCATCATTTACTACACAAAAATGGAGATCACACCTTTACCTACGGTCATATTTATCAATTCTATTCTTTTTGTTTTTGTGGCAGCAAGAATGATATCGGCCAATGCTCTCACCTCTGCCGTTCCCGATTTACACGATCGTGGTGCCTTTATGGCAATCAGTTCCTCCGTCCAACAGATCTCAGGTGGAATAGCAGCCACTGTTGCTGGCCTCATCGTTGTACAAACTTCTAGTGGTTATATGGAAAGGTATGATATATTAGGTTATGTTGTAGCTTTGGCAATTTTGATTACCGTGATCTTAATGTACAATGTGAATCGAATTGCAATGAGTAAACATCCAAAATAA
- the surE gene encoding 5'/3'-nucleotidase SurE has product MNLLITNDDGISSAGIKALERVLGKSYNTYLIAPLKERSVTSMALTVFQGMRVERINDNHYIADGFPADCVNIGLYAEIFPKIDFVISGINRGVNMGYDVHYSGTVGAAKHGALHGIPALAVSSGRIDPDDGYTKEAELVLSFLSKYKSQIQSGEVWNLNFPPEISGSGTINEIVFTRLGRRRYSEKYEKKQIIEGVSEFQLNGSLLGHDEETGTDFEAYDQGKLPVTPIQLDLTEKRRLSELQSK; this is encoded by the coding sequence TTGAATTTACTCATCACAAATGACGACGGAATTTCCTCCGCCGGAATCAAAGCTTTGGAACGTGTCCTTGGAAAATCATATAACACATACCTCATTGCTCCTTTAAAGGAACGTTCTGTGACTTCTATGGCTCTCACTGTCTTCCAGGGGATGCGAGTGGAACGAATCAATGACAATCATTATATTGCCGATGGATTTCCAGCGGATTGTGTGAACATTGGATTGTATGCAGAGATCTTTCCTAAAATTGACTTTGTCATCTCTGGGATTAACCGTGGTGTGAACATGGGATATGATGTGCACTATTCGGGAACAGTAGGTGCCGCCAAACATGGAGCCCTCCATGGAATTCCGGCACTTGCTGTGAGTTCTGGTAGGATTGATCCAGATGATGGTTATACAAAGGAAGCAGAACTTGTTTTATCTTTTTTATCAAAATACAAATCACAAATCCAATCGGGTGAAGTTTGGAATCTAAACTTTCCCCCTGAGATTTCTGGTTCAGGCACGATAAACGAAATCGTATTTACAAGGCTTGGTCGTAGGCGTTATTCAGAAAAGTATGAGAAAAAACAAATCATCGAAGGGGTCAGCGAATTTCAGTTAAACGGAAGTTTACTCGGACACGATGAAGAAACGGGAACAGACTTTGAAGCATACGACCAAGGAAAGTTGCCGGTCACTCCTATCCAATTGGACTTAACAGAAAAAAGACGACTTTCGGAATTACAATCCAAGTAG
- the sppA gene encoding signal peptide peptidase SppA: protein MERNQFLLFLSFLFSTIATILGIAILVSGSSLARFSSGTGGSLFQASEIGAVVIPIVGEIHSGESTFDSTGADTVLRQLRELEEDGNVKGILLEINSPGGTVAASQEIFNELLHLRKTKKIVVSMKDVAASGGYYIAAASDYIFAQNGTITGSIGVISFAPNVKGLLDRYGVGVRTYKAGKYKDMYSPFRDSTNEEDEMIGKQLQDTYRKFVEDVAKGRNKTVKSIEELAEGKIYSGEDAFRNKLVDDIGGRREAHKKLSELCQYEGLIPLFEQEISPFDRFLQTLGVSFFGDNTHVSKIRSLIQSQVLVILPTALGKLML, encoded by the coding sequence ATGGAAAGAAACCAATTTCTTCTCTTTCTCTCCTTTTTGTTCTCCACAATTGCCACAATTCTCGGAATTGCCATCTTGGTATCTGGATCAAGCCTTGCCCGTTTCTCAAGTGGAACCGGTGGCAGTCTTTTCCAAGCCAGTGAAATTGGAGCCGTCGTCATACCGATCGTAGGTGAAATCCACTCCGGTGAGTCTACTTTTGATTCTACGGGAGCCGACACCGTCTTACGCCAATTAAGGGAACTCGAAGAAGACGGCAATGTCAAAGGGATCCTTCTTGAGATCAATTCTCCCGGTGGGACGGTGGCCGCTTCCCAAGAAATTTTTAATGAACTCCTTCATTTGCGAAAAACCAAAAAGATTGTGGTGAGTATGAAGGATGTAGCCGCATCCGGTGGTTACTACATTGCAGCCGCTTCTGATTATATCTTTGCCCAGAATGGAACCATCACTGGATCCATTGGTGTCATTTCCTTTGCACCTAACGTAAAAGGTCTTCTCGACCGGTATGGGGTGGGGGTTCGCACTTATAAAGCAGGAAAATACAAAGATATGTATTCTCCGTTTCGTGACTCCACCAATGAAGAAGATGAAATGATTGGTAAACAGTTACAAGACACCTATCGCAAGTTTGTGGAAGATGTAGCCAAAGGAAGAAACAAAACCGTTAAATCTATCGAAGAGTTGGCAGAAGGTAAAATTTATTCTGGTGAAGATGCTTTCCGCAACAAACTTGTGGATGACATTGGAGGAAGAAGGGAAGCTCATAAAAAACTTTCGGAGCTTTGCCAATATGAAGGACTTATTCCTCTTTTTGAACAAGAGATTTCTCCCTTCGATCGATTTTTGCAAACTTTGGGTGTCAGTTTTTTTGGAGACAATACGCACGTATCCAAAATTCGTTCTCTCATCCAATCACAAGTATTAGTAATTCTACCAACAGCTCTTGGAAAATTGATGTTATGA
- a CDS encoding tetratricopeptide repeat protein: MAEETDYLGYMNKGNYAMALNLLDQALLQNPEDPILLYNFALCCFQTKNFKKSIQVLDRILEEYPGFIEVDNVYRLKVFALVELKDWETAESIIKERLQVAVDDPKLLSFLAHVYEYTHRLEEAIEIHRRILKHTPDYKNSLNSLGYLLALKKKISPEERTEAIKSLKKALELDPNNPAYLDSFGYFLQTIGKPEEAWKAYRKALQKNPNHPVLLERLKNLKK, from the coding sequence ATGGCAGAAGAGACAGACTACCTCGGTTACATGAATAAAGGCAATTATGCCATGGCACTGAATCTTTTGGATCAGGCCTTACTCCAAAATCCAGAAGACCCCATTCTTTTGTATAATTTTGCACTCTGTTGTTTCCAGACCAAAAACTTCAAAAAATCAATTCAGGTTTTGGATCGGATTCTTGAAGAATATCCCGGTTTTATCGAAGTCGATAATGTTTACCGACTGAAAGTATTCGCCCTCGTGGAACTAAAAGATTGGGAAACTGCCGAATCCATTATCAAAGAACGGTTGCAGGTGGCAGTCGATGACCCCAAACTTCTTTCTTTTTTGGCCCATGTTTATGAGTATACCCATCGGTTGGAAGAGGCCATTGAAATCCACCGCCGCATCTTAAAACACACTCCCGATTACAAAAACAGCCTCAACTCTTTGGGTTATTTACTCGCTCTAAAGAAAAAAATCAGCCCTGAAGAACGCACAGAAGCCATCAAATCCTTAAAAAAAGCATTGGAACTTGATCCCAATAACCCGGCTTATCTGGATTCTTTTGGTTATTTTCTCCAAACCATCGGAAAACCAGAAGAAGCTTGGAAGGCCTACCGCAAAGCCTTGCAAAAGAACCCAAACCATCCCGTTCTCTTAGAAAGATTGAAGAACCTGAAGAAATAA